In Deferribacteraceae bacterium V6Fe1, one genomic interval encodes:
- a CDS encoding lipoprotein signal peptidase, whose protein sequence is MKKYLPVIFVLVLIDQISKFYIKHIFDLYETKEIIPGFFNLTFVLNPGAAFGFLAKLDDSYRQIFFVIITALAIFIVIYLMYKEIDHRLRAFAYTLILSGAIGNFIDRIYLGSVVDFLDFYIKDYHWPAFNVADSCITVGIFFLFIDILFKKKGDTDVNQA, encoded by the coding sequence ATGAAAAAATATCTTCCTGTAATTTTCGTCTTAGTTTTAATCGACCAAATATCAAAATTTTATATCAAACATATTTTTGATTTATATGAAACCAAAGAGATAATCCCGGGATTTTTCAATCTTACTTTTGTTTTAAACCCCGGAGCAGCTTTTGGCTTTTTAGCAAAATTAGATGACTCTTACAGACAAATATTCTTTGTTATAATAACGGCATTAGCAATATTTATAGTCATTTACCTTATGTATAAGGAGATTGACCATAGACTAAGAGCATTTGCCTACACACTTATTTTATCGGGTGCAATTGGGAATTTCATAGACAGGATTTATCTCGGTAGCGTTGTAGATTTTCTCGATTTTTACATAAAGGATTATCATTGGCCTGCTTTTAATGTAGCCGATTCTTGTATAACCGTTGGAATATTTTTTCTATTTATAGATATACTTTTTAAGAAAAAGGGGGATACAGATGTTAACCAAGCCTAA
- the ileS gene encoding isoleucine--tRNA ligase — MEYKDTLNLPNTNFPMKANLSNSEPERIKKWEKSNLYHKIISTRNKNKKYILHDGPPYANGHIHIGHALNKILKDFIIKVKTLEGYYSPYVPGWDCHGLPIEHQVDKLLGKKKYEMEKSQIRKECRKYAEKFIDIQREEFKRLGVLGEWENPYITMDYVYEAVTLKELYKFFKNKGVYKGLKPVYWCTSCVTALAEAEVEYDNHTSNSIYVKFPVRKETAQKLNLPENTSVVIWTTTPWTLPANLGLAFNPNYQYSLVEIVETKNKNLSVGEHIVVATELLEKLLETFSITSHKEIKRVSGSDFENEKAKHPFYDRDSLMILGDHVTLEQGTGIVHTAPGHGQEDYEVGLKYGLEILNPVDDNGLFKKDTEIFAGEHIVKANDKIIAHMDENGTLLNSGKVDHSYPHCWRCKNPVVFRATPQWFISMEKNDLRENTLKEIKNIKWIPAWGENRITAMIENRPDWCISRQRTWGVPIAVFLCQECGEVIINDEIMEKVYNAFLENGADAWFDFDNEYFLGKDFKCPHCNSDKIRKETDILDVWFDSGVSHVAVCETREELGWPANMYLEGSDQHRGWFHSTILESVGTRGRAPYSEVLTHGFVVDGSGKKMSKSLGNVVTPEEIIKKYGAEILRLWVAAEDYTEDVRISQNIITRLVEAYRKIRNSCKYILGNISDFNPDTDMVDFANLLDIDKYMLMKWQNVKKRIYNAFDNYQFHVFFHTLNNFCVNDLSAFYHDIIKDRLYCYKKDSRFRRSAQTVNFIILKELCILMSPILSFTADEVWEYLPNYKGKPEYVFMEHFAEVDESVFDESVYKKWNQIYEIKKDVNKALELKRAEKVIGHPLDAKVTIGADKDILDILSADEGIEKIFIVSEVVLKNFDEVEDGYMPEDRKIKILVETSNHEKCERCWVKSDTVGKFEDHKTICERCYQAIS, encoded by the coding sequence ATGGAATACAAAGATACTTTAAATTTACCTAACACTAATTTTCCGATGAAGGCCAATTTAAGTAACAGTGAGCCTGAAAGAATAAAAAAATGGGAAAAATCTAATTTATATCATAAAATAATTTCCACAAGGAATAAAAACAAAAAATATATTTTACACGACGGTCCACCTTATGCAAATGGTCATATCCATATCGGACATGCCCTAAATAAAATTTTAAAAGATTTTATAATCAAAGTTAAGACCTTAGAAGGGTACTATTCCCCTTACGTCCCGGGTTGGGATTGTCACGGCCTTCCCATTGAGCATCAAGTAGATAAACTTCTCGGCAAGAAAAAATATGAAATGGAAAAATCGCAAATAAGAAAAGAGTGCAGAAAATATGCTGAAAAGTTTATAGATATACAAAGGGAAGAATTTAAAAGGCTTGGTGTTTTGGGTGAATGGGAAAATCCATATATTACGATGGATTATGTATATGAAGCCGTAACCCTTAAAGAGCTATATAAATTTTTCAAAAATAAAGGGGTATATAAAGGATTAAAACCTGTTTACTGGTGTACAAGTTGTGTAACAGCCCTTGCAGAAGCAGAAGTGGAATACGATAACCACACGTCTAACTCAATTTATGTAAAGTTTCCCGTAAGAAAAGAAACTGCTCAAAAATTAAATTTACCTGAGAATACCAGTGTTGTAATATGGACTACTACCCCTTGGACATTGCCTGCTAACCTTGGTCTTGCATTCAATCCTAACTATCAATATTCGTTAGTCGAAATAGTTGAAACAAAAAACAAAAACCTTTCCGTCGGCGAACATATTGTTGTGGCTACAGAGCTTTTAGAAAAATTACTGGAGACATTCAGTATAACTTCACATAAAGAGATAAAAAGGGTTAGCGGCTCGGATTTTGAAAATGAAAAAGCAAAACACCCCTTCTACGACCGCGATTCTTTAATGATTCTTGGCGACCACGTAACTCTTGAGCAAGGTACAGGTATTGTCCATACAGCTCCCGGGCACGGTCAGGAGGACTACGAAGTCGGCTTAAAATACGGACTTGAAATATTAAACCCCGTTGACGACAATGGGCTATTTAAAAAGGATACAGAGATTTTTGCCGGTGAACATATTGTCAAAGCAAACGATAAAATAATTGCCCACATGGATGAAAATGGAACACTTTTAAATTCCGGAAAAGTTGACCACTCTTACCCGCATTGTTGGAGATGTAAAAATCCGGTGGTTTTCAGAGCTACACCCCAATGGTTTATCTCTATGGAAAAAAATGACCTTAGAGAGAATACCTTAAAAGAGATAAAAAATATAAAATGGATTCCTGCTTGGGGTGAAAACAGAATTACTGCGATGATAGAAAACAGACCAGACTGGTGCATTTCAAGACAAAGGACTTGGGGTGTGCCAATTGCAGTATTTCTATGCCAGGAATGCGGTGAAGTTATTATCAATGATGAGATAATGGAAAAGGTATATAATGCTTTCCTTGAAAATGGCGCTGACGCCTGGTTTGACTTTGATAATGAATATTTTCTTGGAAAAGATTTTAAATGTCCTCATTGTAATTCTGATAAAATCAGAAAAGAAACCGATATTTTAGATGTTTGGTTTGATTCCGGTGTAAGCCACGTTGCAGTTTGTGAGACACGAGAAGAGCTTGGATGGCCTGCAAATATGTATCTTGAGGGGAGCGACCAGCATAGAGGTTGGTTTCACAGTACTATTTTGGAAAGTGTCGGCACGAGAGGAAGAGCACCTTATTCAGAAGTATTGACACATGGTTTTGTAGTTGATGGCAGTGGTAAAAAAATGTCCAAATCTCTCGGGAATGTGGTCACACCCGAAGAAATTATCAAAAAATACGGTGCCGAAATATTAAGACTGTGGGTAGCAGCAGAAGATTATACCGAAGATGTCAGAATCTCCCAGAATATTATTACCAGACTTGTTGAAGCATACAGAAAAATCAGAAACTCTTGCAAATACATCTTGGGCAATATTTCAGATTTTAATCCTGATACGGATATGGTAGATTTTGCCAATTTACTTGATATCGATAAATATATGTTAATGAAATGGCAAAACGTCAAAAAAAGAATCTATAACGCTTTTGACAACTATCAATTTCATGTGTTTTTCCATACGTTAAATAATTTTTGTGTAAACGACTTGTCGGCATTTTACCATGATATTATCAAAGACAGGCTTTACTGCTACAAGAAAGATTCAAGATTCAGACGGTCAGCTCAAACTGTAAATTTCATAATTCTCAAAGAGCTTTGTATCCTGATGTCGCCTATTTTATCATTCACTGCCGATGAAGTATGGGAATATTTACCTAACTATAAAGGTAAACCGGAATATGTATTTATGGAACATTTTGCAGAAGTGGATGAATCTGTTTTTGATGAGTCTGTTTACAAAAAATGGAATCAAATCTATGAAATAAAAAAAGATGTCAATAAAGCTCTTGAGCTTAAAAGGGCTGAAAAGGTGATAGGACATCCTCTTGATGCTAAAGTAACTATAGGAGCAGATAAAGATATTTTGGATATTTTGTCCGCTGATGAAGGGATTGAAAAAATATTTATTGTATCTGAAGTCGTGCTGAAAAATTTTGATGAAGTAGAAGATGGGTATATGCCGGAAGATAGAAAGATAAAAATACTTGTAGAAACATCAAATCATGAAAAATGTGAAAGATGTTGGGTCAAATCCGATACCGTGGGTAAGTTTGAAGACCACAAAACAATCTGCGAAAGGTGCTATCAGGCAATTTCTTAA
- a CDS encoding nucleoside recognition protein — protein sequence MDIEIYEPLKNALFLCIKLTGIIVSLMIVYEFYENSKLYKLSQDILNRPFGFIGIKSNASITMVVGLVLGIAYGAGILIKNAMSGNMSQKEIILTSIFLSVCHAVFEDTLLFVAVGANGIVIIGIRIVLAFIIILMLNKYFSKSKTI from the coding sequence ATGGATATAGAAATCTACGAGCCTTTAAAAAATGCACTTTTTCTTTGCATAAAATTAACAGGGATAATTGTCTCGCTAATGATAGTTTATGAGTTTTATGAAAATTCAAAACTTTACAAACTGTCACAAGATATCTTAAACAGACCGTTTGGCTTTATCGGAATAAAATCTAATGCATCAATAACTATGGTCGTGGGTCTTGTTTTGGGGATAGCTTACGGTGCAGGGATATTAATCAAAAACGCCATGTCAGGCAATATGAGCCAAAAGGAAATAATACTCACATCAATATTTTTAAGCGTGTGCCATGCTGTTTTTGAAGATACGCTCCTTTTTGTGGCAGTGGGGGCAAACGGCATTGTAATAATAGGCATTAGAATAGTCTTGGCATTTATCATTATACTTATGCTCAACAAATATTTTTCAAAATCAAAGACTATCTAA
- a CDS encoding nucleoside recognition protein, with product MKILEHILNGFKNGIKISKKIVIFTFPFYLLVDILKQTNILGAIGSFFSPIMKLIGLPGEASIAMISGMSLNLYAAIAAMQPLDLTVKQITIIGLFLGIAHNLIIETVILTRTGVRAVPVLLTRLLTAFLAAFMVNILWI from the coding sequence ATGAAAATATTAGAACATATCTTGAACGGTTTCAAGAACGGAATTAAAATCAGCAAAAAAATAGTGATTTTTACATTCCCCTTCTATCTATTAGTAGATATTTTAAAGCAAACAAACATACTTGGGGCTATCGGCTCATTTTTCTCACCCATAATGAAGCTTATAGGTCTTCCGGGTGAGGCTTCGATTGCTATGATTTCAGGAATGTCGCTCAATCTGTATGCTGCAATCGCAGCTATGCAGCCTCTTGACTTGACAGTCAAGCAAATAACAATTATCGGTCTATTTTTAGGGATAGCTCACAACCTTATCATTGAAACCGTTATCCTAACAAGAACAGGGGTCAGAGCAGTTCCGGTATTATTAACAAGATTATTAACTGCATTTCTTGCAGCTTTTATGGTTAATATTTTATGGATATAG
- the rlmB gene encoding 23S rRNA (guanosine(2251)-2'-O)-methyltransferase RlmB, protein MLIYGKNALLEALKANTKIKEIFLRDGVTILNNVNLDKIKVTILKKNEFEVKFPEKNQGIVADIDYKTYDFYDVVEELENEKNVVVLDHIQDPHNYGAIIRAGHCFGVKFFIVAKDNQSKITPTVFKTSAGSLIYAKVVEVVNIAKTLDELKKVGFYVYAADVHTERYISSVNHEGKKAIIIGSEGKGIRPNVLKRADVIFKIPMVSNIDSLNASQSAAIALYELCGKWHG, encoded by the coding sequence ATGTTAATTTATGGAAAAAATGCACTGCTTGAAGCTTTGAAGGCCAATACAAAAATAAAAGAGATTTTTTTGAGGGACGGCGTAACGATTCTTAATAATGTAAATCTTGATAAAATCAAGGTTACAATTTTGAAAAAAAATGAGTTTGAGGTGAAGTTTCCTGAAAAAAACCAAGGGATAGTTGCCGATATAGATTATAAAACTTACGATTTTTATGATGTTGTTGAAGAGTTGGAAAACGAAAAAAACGTTGTAGTATTAGATCATATTCAAGATCCTCATAATTATGGAGCAATTATAAGAGCGGGACATTGTTTCGGAGTAAAATTTTTCATCGTTGCCAAAGATAATCAATCTAAGATTACTCCCACTGTTTTTAAGACAAGTGCCGGCAGCTTGATTTATGCCAAGGTTGTTGAGGTGGTAAATATCGCTAAGACTTTAGATGAATTAAAAAAAGTGGGCTTTTATGTTTATGCGGCTGATGTGCACACTGAAAGATATATTTCTTCTGTTAATCATGAAGGGAAAAAGGCTATTATAATTGGTTCGGAAGGTAAGGGGATTAGGCCTAACGTTTTGAAAAGGGCTGATGTTATTTTTAAAATCCCCATGGTTTCAAACATAGATTCTTTAAATGCATCCCAAAGTGCGGCTATAGCCTTATACGAACTCTGCGGTAAATGGCATGGATAA
- a CDS encoding GntR family transcriptional regulator: protein MTQNIYFYESKPLREVIADRIRSDIIKGVYADGERLVEPKLAETLGISRTPIREALRQLESEGFIEIVPRRGAVVKTITIKDLDDLYAIKANLEGLAANQATLNIAREEIEKLKLINEKFFSLSKSSKNIVEEYLSYNIDFHNIFIIASKNNKLIEILEGLSKNFQRFKGILVAKADRSKDAYVEHQKVIEAFEKKDPVLAENTVREHIKSSWKYLRKFINKEDNL, encoded by the coding sequence GTGACTCAGAATATTTATTTTTATGAATCTAAACCTCTCAGAGAGGTGATTGCCGACAGAATCAGATCAGATATTATTAAAGGCGTTTATGCCGACGGTGAGAGGCTTGTTGAACCTAAACTTGCTGAGACACTGGGTATAAGTAGGACACCGATAAGAGAAGCCCTTAGGCAACTTGAGAGTGAAGGGTTTATTGAAATTGTCCCAAGAAGAGGGGCTGTAGTTAAGACCATTACTATTAAAGATTTGGACGATTTGTACGCAATAAAGGCAAATCTTGAGGGTTTGGCGGCTAATCAAGCAACTTTAAACATTGCGCGTGAAGAAATTGAAAAATTAAAACTTATCAATGAAAAATTTTTTAGTTTGTCAAAGAGCAGCAAGAATATTGTTGAAGAGTATTTGTCATATAATATTGATTTCCATAATATTTTCATCATAGCTTCTAAGAATAATAAGTTAATAGAAATTTTAGAAGGACTTTCAAAAAATTTTCAAAGGTTTAAAGGGATATTGGTTGCCAAAGCCGATAGATCAAAAGATGCATATGTGGAACATCAGAAAGTTATTGAGGCATTTGAGAAAAAAGATCCAGTGTTGGCTGAAAATACTGTAAGGGAGCACATTAAAAGCAGTTGGAAGTATCTTCGTAAATTTATTAATAAAGAGGACAACTTATGA
- a CDS encoding GntR family transcriptional regulator codes for MKDISIDNATLSEKIAETIRGYILGGTLKPGDRLTEPKLSEMLGISRTPIREALRLLEMEGFVEIFPRRGAVVSVITDKDVDEIFVLKMKLESLAARLAVKNLTNEDIKKLKDINEKMEKYSLTKNVANLIKLNSEFHNLFITKCNNSRLEKFLESLLRQFKRATAYSFTETGRISKVIDEHKEIIEAFEERDADRVEKLVERHIKSGWTFILNKVSGKAV; via the coding sequence ATGAAGGATATATCTATTGATAATGCCACGTTAAGTGAAAAGATAGCCGAGACGATTAGGGGATACATATTGGGAGGCACATTGAAGCCCGGTGACAGGCTTACGGAGCCTAAGCTTTCGGAAATGCTGGGAATAAGCAGGACACCAATAAGAGAGGCGCTCAGATTGCTTGAGATGGAAGGGTTTGTGGAAATTTTTCCGAGAAGAGGTGCAGTCGTTTCCGTGATAACAGATAAGGATGTTGATGAGATATTTGTTTTGAAAATGAAGTTGGAATCATTGGCGGCAAGGTTGGCCGTTAAAAATTTGACCAACGAAGATATAAAAAAACTTAAAGATATTAATGAAAAAATGGAAAAATATTCGCTGACAAAAAATGTGGCGAATTTGATAAAATTGAATTCGGAATTTCATAACTTATTTATAACTAAGTGTAACAATTCAAGGCTTGAGAAGTTTCTTGAAAGTCTGCTTAGACAGTTCAAAAGAGCAACAGCATACTCATTTACCGAAACAGGAAGGATTTCAAAGGTCATTGATGAGCATAAAGAGATAATTGAAGCATTTGAGGAGAGGGATGCTGATAGAGTGGAAAAGCTTGTTGAAAGGCATATAAAAAGCGGTTGGACTTTTATATTAAATAAAGTTTCCGGCAAAGCTGTTTAA
- the purS gene encoding phosphoribosylformylglycinamidine synthase subunit PurS, giving the protein MMKVRVYVKLKDTVLDPQGEAILQSAKRNGYDFIEDVRVGKIFELEVSEAENHEAKVKQLCDKLLANPIIEEYSIKMGE; this is encoded by the coding sequence ATCATGAAAGTTAGAGTTTATGTCAAACTAAAAGATACTGTTTTAGACCCACAGGGTGAAGCTATTTTGCAATCGGCCAAAAGAAATGGTTACGATTTTATCGAGGATGTAAGGGTTGGTAAAATATTTGAGCTTGAAGTTTCAGAGGCGGAAAATCATGAAGCGAAAGTAAAGCAGCTTTGTGATAAGCTTTTGGCCAATCCTATTATTGAAGAATATTCAATTAAAATGGGTGAGTAG
- the purQ gene encoding phosphoribosylformylglycinamidine synthase subunit PurQ encodes MKAGVVVFPGSNCDHDCYHVLKHVLEIDTVFLWHKDKDLKDVDFIVLPGGFSYGDYLRCGAIASQSEIIESVVDFAEKGGLVLGICNGFQILTETGLLPGALLRNRDLKFICKDVNLVVSNVNTPFTKFYSSGEVIKIPIAHMDGNYFIDESGLADLIENEQIVFRYCNDTGETLDEANPNGSIDNIAGVINKNGNVLGMMPHPERCAEEILGNTDGIHIFNSVKKFLKGGI; translated from the coding sequence ATGAAAGCAGGAGTTGTTGTATTCCCCGGCTCAAATTGTGATCATGACTGTTACCATGTTTTAAAGCATGTTTTGGAGATAGATACTGTATTTTTGTGGCATAAGGATAAAGACTTAAAAGATGTTGATTTCATCGTTTTACCCGGTGGTTTTTCTTACGGAGACTATCTCAGGTGTGGCGCAATTGCAAGTCAGTCTGAAATTATTGAGTCTGTAGTTGACTTTGCGGAAAAAGGTGGACTTGTGCTTGGTATTTGCAACGGTTTTCAAATTTTGACGGAAACCGGCCTTCTGCCAGGGGCACTGTTAAGAAACAGAGATTTGAAATTTATTTGTAAAGATGTGAACCTTGTCGTGAGCAACGTAAATACCCCATTTACAAAATTTTACAGCTCAGGGGAAGTTATTAAAATACCTATTGCCCATATGGATGGCAATTATTTTATAGATGAGTCCGGGTTAGCAGATTTGATAGAAAACGAGCAGATAGTCTTCAGATACTGCAATGATACGGGGGAGACTCTTGATGAGGCCAATCCAAACGGCTCAATTGACAATATTGCGGGAGTTATCAATAAAAATGGTAATGTGCTTGGTATGATGCCTCACCCTGAAAGGTGCGCAGAGGAAATTCTTGGTAATACTGACGGTATCCATATATTTAATTCGGTTAAGAAGTTTTTGAAAGGTGGAATATGA